From the Terriglobales bacterium genome, the window CTCGCGTGCTCGATGTCGACGACGCCATCTGGCTTTACCGCGGCGGTCACTTCGCGCGCCGTCTCGCGCAGTGCAGCGACGCCATCATTTGCGGGAACAGCTACATAGCGGATTGGTTTCGCCAGTGGTGCGATCGCGTGCGCATCGTGCCGACACCGGTTGACACCAGCCGTTTCAGACCGATTGCCTCGCCGCCTCGCGGTCGGGTGGTGATTGGCTGGTCAGGCACACGCGGCGGCTTCGTCTATTTCAAGGAGCTTGCCGCGGCGGTCGCGGAGGTTTTGCAAAAGGTTCCGGGCGCCGTCTTCCGGATCATTTCCGATGCCTCGCCGTCGCTGCCGCACATACCCGCCGAGCGAATCGAATTCATTCCCTGGTCGCAGGCCACGGAAGCAACCGCTTTGCAGGACATGACGTTGGGACTTATGCCGCTCGACAACAGCGAGTGGTCGCTCGGC encodes:
- a CDS encoding glycosyltransferase family 4 protein; translated protein: RPFWGVAHLLKRGYDVASDRDSDVVLLQREMLSSFFTWERFTRRPRVLDVDDAIWLYRGGHFARRLAQCSDAIICGNSYIADWFRQWCDRVRIVPTPVDTSRFRPIASPPRGRVVIGWSGTRGGFVYFKELAAAVAEVLQKVPGAVFRIISDASPSLPHIPAERIEFIPWSQATEATALQDMTLGLMPLDNSEWSLGKCSYKMLLYMACGVPVVVTPIGMNVDVLRRGQVGYGAATHKEWVDAMMAIIEAEPLRGSMGQEGRRVVLEHYSLSRWIPAMAAALKDVAANHSALTAIAAQPQAR